CCGAGAAGCCGTTCCGCAACCTGTTCGAGAAGGCCGCGCACCAGACCGGCGTGACGGGCGAGAACCTGCTCGTGGCGCTGGAGAGCCGGCTGGACAACGTGGTGTACCGCATGGGCTTCGGCGCCAGCCGCAAGGAGGCGCGCCAGCTCATCCGCCACGGGCACGTGCAGGTGAACGGCCGCAAGCTCGACGTGCCGAGCGCGCAGGTGCAGCCCGGCGACGAGGTGCGCATCGCCCCCAAGAGCAAGGACATCCTCCCGGTGGAGGCCGCCCTTGCCGCCCGGAGCCGCCCGACCGTGGTGTCGTGGCTGGCGGTGGACGAGGGGAGCCGCACCGGCCGGATGGTGACGCGCCCGTCGCGCGCCGACATCCCGCTGGCGGTGCAGGAGCAGCTCATCGTCGAGCTCTACAGCAAGTAACCAGGTGCCGGAGCGGGCCTTGGCGGCGGGCGCCTTTCACGGGCGGCCGCCGCTCGGGTCCTTTCCCGCATTCTTTCCTCACTATGGAGGGATAGAGTGGAACTCGATATCACCGGCCTGCAGATGCCGAACCTCCCCGAGCAGCCGCGCACGGGGCAGATCGTGCTGCGTCCGCTGGAGCGCGGCTTCGGGCACACGCTCGGCAACACCAT
This window of the Longimicrobium sp. genome carries:
- the rpsD gene encoding 30S ribosomal protein S4 — translated: MARYTGPVCKLCRREGQKLFLKGIKCFTEKCPVERRPYAPGQHGQSGGGRRKKASEYAHQLREKQKVKRIYGVAEKPFRNLFEKAAHQTGVTGENLLVALESRLDNVVYRMGFGASRKEARQLIRHGHVQVNGRKLDVPSAQVQPGDEVRIAPKSKDILPVEAALAARSRPTVVSWLAVDEGSRTGRMVTRPSRADIPLAVQEQLIVELYSK